From a region of the Butyrivibrio sp. AE3004 genome:
- a CDS encoding tyrosine-type recombinase/integrase, with product MYFPVAFSVYTNEDHEAILKVLSEKKDKSGYDYGIELMFCLCVRIGELKALRWSDIDFRNKTISVSREVVLRKDENGINHHVELAHTKGGEKGSRILPLSDRAIDVFKSLGMPDDLSDHIVVTSHGNPLNTGHFNDHLKAITTEAGVPYLSSHKIRFWSVTELARATGGDLQTVMCAAGHADKNTTLHYIRAVQQDARLDEIRSCFG from the coding sequence ATTTACTTTCCGGTTGCTTTTTCTGTTTATACAAATGAGGACCATGAAGCGATCCTGAAAGTCCTGTCTGAAAAGAAGGATAAAAGTGGCTACGACTACGGAATTGAGCTTATGTTCTGTCTCTGTGTGCGTATCGGTGAACTAAAAGCCCTTCGTTGGAGCGATATTGATTTCAGAAATAAAACAATATCCGTTTCCCGTGAGGTTGTGCTCAGAAAGGATGAGAACGGCATTAACCATCATGTTGAGCTCGCACACACAAAAGGCGGTGAAAAAGGTTCCCGTATCCTTCCGCTATCTGACAGAGCCATTGACGTCTTTAAAAGTCTTGGAATGCCGGATGACTTATCTGATCACATTGTTGTTACAAGTCATGGCAATCCACTCAATACAGGGCATTTTAACGACCATCTGAAGGCTATCACGACGGAAGCAGGTGTCCCCTATCTCTCATCTCACAAGATAAGATTCTGGAGCGTAACGGAACTAGCCAGAGCAACCGGAGGTGATCTTCAAACTGTCATGTGCGCAGCTGGTCATGCAGACAAAAACACTACTCTACACTACATCAGAGCCGTTCAGCAGGATGCAAGACTTGACGAAATAAGGTCATGTTTTGGTTGA
- a CDS encoding substrate-binding domain-containing protein — translation MLNRLKIYLITIIIISLFLSGCSSKTPSPKANEPKETESSIVDNHSNDGRTVVGISMPDELLERWNRDGSYLKDQFEKNGCDVIVKFANNLIDTQIGDLRKMIAEGADILVITAVDGAALSSVLEEARAANVKIIAYDRLIMNTDAVDYYVSFDNYMVGVLQAEYIIDSLDLDSSQDSENIEFVTGDPVDNNARFFYKGAYDTLKPYIDNGKLIVPSTQTGFYETSTAQWSTDIAQQRLQIILNSYYPKGTRLDAVLCANDSTALGAAKALESNYLGTNTVILTGQDGDIANIYNIINGIQSMTVYKALQEESIVTVSLGMSILSGRNPTSDLIDESKWDFECSYNIKDYNNGTKVVPSYLLNPITITAENIEKELFDTGYYSRNSAGLIYAAD, via the coding sequence ATGTTAAATCGATTAAAAATATATCTTATTACAATTATTATAATAAGTCTCTTTCTGTCGGGTTGTAGCTCTAAGACGCCTAGTCCTAAAGCAAATGAGCCAAAAGAGACAGAATCTTCAATTGTCGACAATCATTCAAATGATGGCCGGACAGTTGTCGGCATTTCCATGCCTGATGAACTCCTTGAACGCTGGAACCGTGATGGATCATACCTCAAAGATCAATTCGAGAAAAACGGTTGTGACGTAATTGTCAAATTCGCAAATAACCTCATCGATACACAGATAGGCGATCTCCGTAAAATGATAGCGGAAGGTGCAGACATACTTGTAATAACAGCAGTTGATGGTGCCGCACTATCAAGCGTCCTCGAGGAAGCACGAGCAGCAAATGTAAAAATCATCGCTTATGACAGACTTATCATGAACACGGATGCTGTGGATTACTATGTGTCTTTTGACAATTACATGGTTGGTGTATTACAGGCAGAATACATAATTGATTCACTGGATCTGGACAGTTCTCAGGATTCAGAGAATATAGAATTTGTAACCGGCGATCCTGTGGATAACAATGCCAGATTTTTCTATAAGGGTGCCTACGACACATTAAAGCCCTACATTGATAATGGCAAATTAATTGTACCTTCCACACAAACCGGTTTTTATGAAACGTCAACTGCACAGTGGTCAACGGATATTGCTCAGCAACGGCTTCAGATAATTCTCAATTCATACTACCCCAAAGGAACAAGGCTTGATGCTGTTCTTTGCGCAAATGACTCAACTGCTCTCGGAGCTGCTAAGGCACTGGAGTCTAATTACCTCGGAACCAACACTGTAATTCTTACCGGACAGGACGGAGATATTGCCAACATTTACAACATAATAAACGGCATTCAGAGCATGACCGTCTACAAAGCCCTTCAAGAAGAGTCAATAGTTACGGTTTCTCTTGGAATGTCAATTTTGTCAGGAAGAAATCCCACCAGTGACCTCATCGATGAATCAAAGTGGGATTTTGAATGCTCCTATAATATAAAAGATTATAACAATGGCACTAAAGTAGTTCCCTCCTATCTGCTAAACCCCATAACCATTACTGCGGAAAATATTGAAAAAGAACTTTTTGACACCGGTTACTACTCACGCAATTCAGCCGGTCTGATATATGCTGCAGACTAG
- a CDS encoding ABC transporter substrate binding protein — protein sequence MKYLWQCLLISYIVFCLICSSALKVSADDGLERQFRILFISSYGFSNDAVPQQLEGFEKGIDGVNVDISYEFMDADKYYGGLDIENFDKYIRYKVFSIRSYDLVVVADDPALRYAINNRDALFPGVPLVFMGVNNMTEAITASAMRNATGISESPDLEGNYELMRQLFPSREHINVIVDSSVAGQGDYVEFMKFKDKHPEINCTVINTSYYTASGIKDVLGSLDSDDIILFLDFSVDGEKRAYSLQHASDFILKYAPEIPVIRLTSTNVGHGVFGGISYSYFEAGRIAGEISKRIFGGENPDNIPLMSSNVTTPYFEQSRMDKFGIKYSQLPTDSVVINEHENLAKFYRENKLLSNMIIVIILLMIVIIALLYAANTRRKRMIRTDFLTQMPNRKKIIEDMNQAIALSVPFGLIMLDVDHFKDINDTYGHKVGDEIIVGVADRLKVLTDKTVLFARLGGDEFCGLFTSPTTGVGICEEIMDITKEPFKTSEGEIKLTVSMGCAMYPNDTDNPNNVMECADNALYVTKENGRNGYTMYGDVKNK from the coding sequence ATGAAATATTTATGGCAGTGTTTACTAATTTCATACATTGTCTTTTGTCTTATATGTTCGTCTGCGCTTAAAGTGAGCGCAGATGATGGCTTAGAGCGGCAATTTCGCATTCTTTTTATTTCTTCTTACGGTTTTTCCAATGATGCGGTACCTCAGCAGCTTGAGGGGTTCGAAAAAGGGATTGATGGTGTCAACGTTGACATAAGCTATGAGTTTATGGATGCTGACAAGTATTATGGCGGCCTGGATATCGAAAATTTTGATAAATATATACGGTATAAGGTTTTTTCTATAAGATCGTATGATCTTGTTGTGGTGGCGGATGATCCGGCTTTGAGATATGCGATCAATAACAGAGATGCGTTGTTTCCCGGAGTGCCTCTTGTATTTATGGGTGTTAACAACATGACTGAGGCCATAACCGCATCTGCAATGCGAAATGCGACAGGTATATCCGAAAGTCCTGATCTTGAAGGAAACTATGAGCTGATGAGGCAGCTTTTTCCAAGCAGAGAGCATATAAATGTTATTGTGGATTCATCAGTTGCCGGGCAGGGTGATTATGTGGAATTCATGAAGTTCAAGGATAAACATCCTGAGATCAATTGTACTGTGATCAATACTTCTTATTATACTGCTTCGGGAATAAAGGATGTTCTTGGTTCTTTGGACAGTGACGATATTATTTTGTTTCTGGATTTTTCTGTAGATGGTGAAAAAAGGGCATATTCCCTGCAACATGCATCGGATTTTATTTTAAAGTATGCACCTGAAATCCCTGTAATAAGACTGACATCAACAAATGTTGGCCATGGAGTTTTTGGTGGAATTTCGTATTCATATTTTGAAGCCGGAAGAATAGCAGGAGAAATTTCAAAGCGGATTTTTGGCGGCGAAAACCCGGATAATATTCCTTTGATGTCTTCAAATGTTACTACTCCGTATTTTGAACAGAGTAGAATGGACAAGTTTGGAATAAAGTATTCTCAGCTTCCAACGGATTCGGTTGTAATAAATGAGCATGAAAATCTTGCGAAGTTTTATCGTGAAAATAAACTCCTTAGTAATATGATCATTGTGATTATCTTACTGATGATCGTTATTATTGCTCTGCTTTATGCGGCTAATACACGCAGAAAGAGAATGATCAGAACAGACTTTTTGACTCAGATGCCAAACAGAAAAAAGATTATAGAGGATATGAACCAGGCTATTGCTTTGTCCGTACCTTTTGGCCTTATTATGTTGGATGTTGATCATTTCAAGGATATAAACGACACGTATGGGCATAAGGTTGGCGATGAGATAATTGTGGGAGTTGCTGACAGATTAAAGGTGCTGACGGATAAGACTGTTCTGTTTGCAAGGCTTGGAGGAGATGAGTTTTGCGGATTGTTCACTTCTCCTACAACAGGTGTAGGAATCTGTGAGGAGATTATGGACATTACTAAAGAACCTTTTAAAACGTCTGAAGGAGAAATAAAGCTGACCGTGAGTATGGGGTGCGCAATGTATCCGAATGATACAGACAATCCCAACAATGTTATGGAGTGTGCCGACAATGCGCTGTATGTGACTAAGGAAAACGGCAGGAATGGCTATACAATGTATGGAGATGTTAAGAATAAATGA
- a CDS encoding DUF4364 family protein gives MSSQYLTLYKMIVLYMLRRSEGRLSKAQIYDFILEKEYTNFLTLQEVFSELADSDLITEKSEGNRTYLKMTDAGAETLEFFGNRVNPSIKDEIDEFFKENGMKMRDETAIGAYYKKTGENEYTVYLSATEGGSSLIDISIPVWTEEAAMAVCENWKKKNSSVYRFLLTELM, from the coding sequence ATGAGTTCACAATACCTGACTTTATACAAGATGATAGTGCTTTATATGCTTAGAAGGTCAGAGGGGCGTCTTAGCAAAGCACAGATTTATGATTTTATTTTGGAAAAAGAATACACAAATTTCCTGACGCTTCAGGAGGTTTTCAGCGAACTTGCAGACTCGGATCTCATCACTGAAAAAAGTGAGGGAAACAGAACCTATCTGAAAATGACAGATGCAGGTGCTGAAACATTGGAGTTTTTCGGGAACAGAGTAAATCCCTCAATTAAAGACGAGATAGATGAGTTTTTCAAAGAAAACGGCATGAAGATGAGGGATGAAACAGCTATCGGAGCTTATTACAAAAAAACGGGAGAGAATGAGTATACGGTTTATCTGTCTGCAACGGAGGGCGGTAGCTCACTTATAGATATCTCCATTCCTGTCTGGACGGAAGAGGCTGCTATGGCTGTCTGTGAAAACTGGAAAAAGAAAAACTCTTCGGTTTATCGTTTTCTTTTGACAGAATTAATGTAA
- a CDS encoding DUF5722 domain-containing protein has product MRNLLSRIVKQFFDGIKNISPKRMRVISIVFSIIAVLSLVVSIACVSGVFTQKKETAKIVEEIGPEVTEAPKEKSYLNEDVLKAITGSGDRVKRALDERPATVEVPDEELSDYVKVGGCLIGDSGSVEVMGDAEAIPTSDDKYYYLFDAATYEESFDFEAEPISKTYKDREIKLTAALNKGESGSRLFKKFVVAVKKDNEYKTVSHASYITNPEATAAHNYGGMQQSSKKGLLIDPSRLGDVSDLGVNYATYNIPLNRILSPGAEGSVSYTYNGVTYHFNQRILDEYDYLFTTLNSKGIDVAAIVLNDVSPSNFPEVTHPSARGGSTAPYYMFNASDESGVNALGAIASFLAGRYSGAGHGSVSMWIIGNEVNARKEWNYMAQTDLESYTAAYARAYRVFYNAIKSTNAGAKVYISLDQQWDRNMKGNPDYDGRDMLDTFASSLKNYGDINWGLAFHPYTVPLTDVDFWNGHKLVSDSADSSFITMKNIDVLTNYMSSESMLYNGNVRSIILSEVGYTSTKGDTLQAAAIAYAYSKVAANPNLEAIMFSRQTDAAEEIANDGLAMGLCTAGGGHKFSYDVFKYMDTPQREEYISFARGIVGVNF; this is encoded by the coding sequence TTGAGGAATCTCTTATCAAGAATAGTAAAGCAGTTTTTTGATGGAATAAAAAATATTTCCCCGAAACGAATGAGAGTTATAAGTATTGTTTTCAGTATAATAGCAGTGCTTTCTCTGGTAGTATCGATTGCCTGTGTTTCGGGTGTTTTTACACAAAAGAAAGAGACGGCCAAAATCGTCGAAGAAATCGGACCTGAAGTTACAGAGGCACCAAAGGAGAAGAGTTACTTAAACGAAGATGTACTTAAAGCTATCACAGGTTCGGGTGACCGGGTAAAGAGAGCGCTGGATGAGAGACCTGCTACCGTGGAGGTCCCGGATGAAGAGCTTTCCGATTACGTAAAGGTTGGAGGGTGCCTTATTGGAGATAGCGGATCTGTTGAGGTCATGGGAGATGCCGAGGCGATTCCGACATCAGATGATAAGTACTACTATCTTTTTGATGCTGCAACCTATGAGGAAAGCTTTGATTTTGAAGCTGAGCCCATATCTAAAACCTACAAGGATAGGGAAATCAAGTTGACTGCCGCACTGAATAAGGGTGAGTCAGGCTCACGACTTTTTAAAAAATTTGTTGTAGCAGTAAAAAAGGATAACGAATATAAGACTGTTTCACACGCAAGCTATATTACAAATCCTGAGGCTACAGCTGCCCATAATTACGGCGGAATGCAGCAAAGCTCCAAGAAGGGACTTTTGATAGATCCTTCAAGGCTTGGTGATGTAAGCGACCTTGGGGTAAATTATGCTACTTATAATATTCCGTTAAACAGGATTCTTTCACCCGGGGCTGAAGGCTCTGTATCCTATACATATAATGGTGTAACATATCATTTTAATCAGAGAATCTTAGACGAATATGATTATCTTTTTACCACTCTGAATAGCAAAGGTATAGATGTTGCTGCGATAGTTCTTAATGATGTTTCTCCTTCCAATTTCCCGGAGGTGACTCATCCAAGCGCAAGAGGAGGTTCAACAGCCCCTTATTATATGTTCAATGCATCTGATGAGAGCGGTGTAAATGCGCTGGGAGCAATAGCGTCATTCCTTGCAGGGAGATACTCAGGGGCAGGACATGGCAGCGTTTCCATGTGGATAATAGGTAACGAAGTCAATGCCAGAAAAGAATGGAATTACATGGCTCAGACGGATCTTGAATCTTATACTGCTGCCTATGCCAGAGCTTACAGAGTTTTTTACAATGCGATAAAAAGCACAAATGCCGGAGCAAAGGTTTATATATCTCTTGATCAGCAGTGGGACAGAAATATGAAAGGCAATCCTGATTATGACGGGAGGGATATGCTGGATACATTTGCTTCGTCCCTTAAAAACTATGGTGATATTAACTGGGGACTCGCTTTTCATCCTTATACGGTACCGCTTACGGATGTCGATTTCTGGAATGGTCACAAGCTGGTATCCGATTCGGCTGATTCGTCCTTCATTACTATGAAAAACATAGATGTGCTGACAAATTATATGAGCAGCGAATCCATGCTTTACAACGGAAATGTAAGGTCTATAATACTTAGCGAGGTGGGATATACCTCCACTAAAGGCGATACGCTTCAGGCGGCAGCTATAGCATATGCTTACAGTAAAGTTGCGGCGAATCCCAATCTTGAAGCCATTATGTTTTCAAGGCAGACGGATGCTGCGGAGGAGATTGCTAATGACGGGCTGGCTATGGGACTATGCACAGCCGGGGGCGGACACAAATTTTCATATGATGTATTCAAATATATGGACACTCCTCAGCGTGAGGAATATATCTCATTTGCGAGGGGAATTGTCGGTGTAAATTTTTAA
- a CDS encoding replication-associated recombination protein A, with amino-acid sequence MDLFEYAREKSMSKESPLAARMRPKTLDEVVGQQHIIGKDKLLYRAIKADKISSIILYGPPGTGKTTLAKVIANTTKADFTQLNATVAGKKDMEEVVAKAKQNLGGYGRKTILFIDEIHRFNKGQQDYLLPFVEDGTVILIGATTENPYFEVNGALISRSVIFELQPLSVDDVKTLMRRAITDTVNGMGSYDAVLEPEAEEFLADIAGGDARHALNAIELGVMTTERSDDGKIHITKEVAEECIQKRVARYDKDGDNHYDTISAFIKSMRGSDPDAAVYYLARMLNAGEDPKFIARRMVICASEDVGNADPQALQVAVAAFLATERIGMPECQINLSQAASYIATAPKSNAAVEAIFSAMETVKNTGNLPIPTHLQDAHYKSAAKLGHGIGYKYAHDYPNNYVEQQYLPYELNGKEFYSPSGNGYEVKIKEHMKFLKEQAKKQKE; translated from the coding sequence TGCGCCCGAAGACCCTTGATGAGGTAGTGGGGCAGCAGCATATTATCGGAAAAGACAAGCTTCTTTATCGTGCCATAAAGGCTGATAAGATCAGTTCAATAATATTGTATGGACCACCCGGAACCGGAAAGACAACCCTTGCTAAGGTCATTGCCAATACTACCAAGGCGGATTTTACCCAGCTTAATGCGACGGTTGCAGGTAAAAAGGATATGGAAGAGGTTGTAGCCAAGGCTAAGCAGAATCTTGGCGGTTACGGCAGAAAAACAATACTTTTTATAGACGAGATACATCGCTTTAATAAGGGGCAGCAGGACTATCTGCTTCCGTTTGTTGAAGACGGAACCGTGATACTCATAGGTGCGACCACAGAGAATCCCTATTTTGAGGTTAACGGAGCTCTGATTTCAAGGTCTGTTATTTTTGAGCTGCAGCCACTTTCGGTTGATGATGTAAAAACTCTGATGAGAAGGGCGATTACCGATACAGTAAACGGTATGGGATCCTATGATGCGGTTCTTGAGCCGGAAGCAGAGGAGTTTCTGGCTGATATTGCGGGAGGCGATGCCAGACATGCGCTGAATGCCATTGAGCTTGGTGTTATGACCACTGAGAGGAGTGATGACGGTAAAATACACATCACAAAAGAAGTGGCAGAGGAGTGCATACAAAAGCGTGTTGCCAGATATGACAAGGATGGTGACAACCACTATGACACTATTTCCGCATTCATAAAAAGCATGAGAGGCTCTGACCCTGATGCGGCTGTCTATTATCTTGCAAGAATGCTTAATGCGGGAGAGGACCCCAAATTTATTGCCAGAAGGATGGTAATATGTGCTTCGGAGGATGTTGGGAATGCGGATCCTCAGGCACTGCAGGTGGCAGTAGCCGCTTTTCTTGCAACCGAGAGAATAGGAATGCCGGAGTGTCAGATCAATCTGTCACAGGCGGCTAGCTACATAGCAACAGCTCCTAAGAGCAATGCAGCAGTGGAGGCAATTTTCAGCGCTATGGAAACAGTAAAGAATACGGGAAATCTTCCCATACCGACACATTTACAGGATGCACACTATAAATCTGCCGCAAAGCTTGGGCATGGAATCGGCTATAAATATGCCCATGATTATCCCAATAATTATGTTGAGCAGCAGTATCTTCCATATGAATTGAACGGAAAAGAGTTTTACAGTCCTTCAGGGAATGGATATGAAGTAAAGATAAAGGAGCACATGAAATTCCTTAAGGAACAAGCTAAAAAGCAGAAGGAGTGA